In Ferribacterium limneticum, a genomic segment contains:
- the flgK gene encoding flagellar hook-associated protein FlgK, whose product MSSGMLSIGITGIHAAQLGLEATQHNIANANTPGYSRQYIQQSAGIPRLTGSGYFGSGTTVDTVRRAYDKYLTAQTFAAQASASESEMQLAKLSQIDNMLGDPNSGLAPAMQDFFTGVQQVAANPSLVSARQSMLSSAEALAERFSSMSTRLGELYDSVNGEISGEIELINVYAQQLAEVNGQITRAEAATNQPPNDLLDLRDQLVAEMNKHVRVTTVEDSIGNFNVFVGNGQQLVVGSVVNKLLPITSSSDPERVVVGLQGQSGVVQELSESLIEGGALGGLMKFRNNSLDDAANTLGQIAASMALTFNAQHALGQDLDGLNQTSATTGFQANFFEISAPKVLATASGANSVTASFLAPTGDPATGNFKTSLTGSDYVLTATSATSMTLTRLSDGVVFPSTGAAASVADLNALIVGEGFSLGGSVPTVGVDYRIQPTRDAAQNFQVNASIASDVKRIAVAAPSVTTLGSGNTGSLQVSQGAVSPGYSLANLPAGFTYSQGSGAFTFGQPATGTVSATYADGTTLAIAVGSINRLNAGSELARITYNGISIDISGTPANGDSFSINTNTSGVSDSRNAVKLAALQTQNTMEGGRATYQGSYASLVSGVGSVTRQVKVSGEAQQALLKQNELARSSVSGVNLDEEAANLIRYQQAYQASARSLDIASKLFDTLLGIAN is encoded by the coding sequence ATGAGCAGCGGAATGCTTTCAATCGGGATTACCGGAATCCATGCAGCGCAACTGGGACTTGAGGCGACTCAGCACAACATTGCGAATGCCAATACGCCAGGCTACAGCCGCCAGTATATCCAGCAGTCGGCCGGCATCCCGCGGCTGACGGGGTCTGGTTACTTCGGTAGCGGCACCACCGTAGATACCGTTCGTCGTGCCTACGATAAATATCTGACCGCACAGACATTTGCTGCTCAGGCCAGCGCTTCCGAGTCCGAAATGCAGTTGGCCAAACTGAGCCAGATCGACAATATGCTGGGGGATCCGAATTCTGGTCTGGCCCCTGCCATGCAGGATTTTTTTACAGGTGTGCAGCAGGTCGCAGCCAATCCATCTCTCGTCTCGGCACGCCAGAGCATGTTGTCATCGGCGGAAGCGTTGGCAGAGCGATTCAGTTCGATGTCGACGCGTCTAGGCGAGCTTTACGATAGCGTCAATGGCGAAATAAGCGGCGAAATCGAGCTAATCAATGTATATGCTCAACAGCTTGCTGAAGTGAATGGCCAGATCACGCGTGCTGAAGCCGCGACCAATCAGCCCCCCAACGATCTGCTGGATCTGCGCGACCAACTTGTTGCCGAAATGAACAAGCACGTGCGGGTGACGACCGTCGAGGACTCAATCGGGAATTTCAACGTTTTTGTCGGTAACGGCCAGCAACTGGTGGTTGGTTCGGTCGTCAACAAACTACTTCCAATCACCTCCAGCTCCGATCCTGAACGGGTCGTGGTTGGCTTGCAGGGGCAATCAGGGGTTGTCCAGGAACTCTCGGAATCCTTGATTGAGGGTGGTGCCCTCGGTGGCTTGATGAAGTTCCGCAACAATTCGTTGGATGATGCGGCAAATACGCTCGGACAGATTGCTGCGTCAATGGCTTTGACCTTTAATGCCCAGCACGCGTTGGGGCAGGATCTGGATGGTTTGAACCAGACCTCCGCGACGACCGGCTTTCAGGCGAATTTTTTTGAGATATCGGCGCCCAAAGTGCTTGCCACTGCAAGCGGTGCCAATTCGGTAACGGCCAGTTTCCTGGCCCCGACCGGCGATCCGGCGACCGGGAACTTCAAAACCAGTCTGACTGGCAGCGACTATGTTCTCACCGCTACTTCAGCGACCAGCATGACGCTGACGCGACTGTCCGATGGTGTGGTATTTCCCTCTACCGGGGCGGCTGCGAGTGTGGCTGATTTGAATGCCCTGATTGTTGGCGAGGGCTTTTCGCTTGGCGGGAGTGTGCCGACGGTTGGCGTGGATTACCGGATCCAGCCAACCCGCGACGCGGCGCAAAACTTTCAGGTTAATGCGTCGATTGCTTCCGATGTAAAGCGGATTGCTGTGGCAGCGCCAAGTGTGACAACGCTGGGGTCAGGGAATACCGGCTCGTTGCAGGTTAGCCAGGGAGCTGTTAGCCCGGGGTACTCGTTGGCGAACCTTCCTGCCGGGTTTACTTACAGTCAGGGGAGCGGTGCTTTTACCTTCGGACAACCTGCAACGGGAACGGTGAGCGCAACTTATGCTGACGGAACCACGTTGGCCATCGCTGTTGGGTCGATCAATCGATTGAATGCAGGCTCGGAACTGGCCCGCATTACCTACAACGGTATTTCGATCGATATTTCCGGTACCCCGGCTAACGGTGACAGTTTCAGCATCAACACGAATACCAGTGGCGTTTCGGATAGTCGAAACGCAGTCAAGCTGGCGGCGTTGCAGACACAAAACACGATGGAAGGTGGGCGAGCGACGTATCAGGGAAGCTACGCAAGCCTGGTCAGCGGTGTCGGTTCGGTGACTCGCCAGGTCAAGGTTAGCGGGGAGGCGCAGCAAGCACTCCTCAAGCAGAACGAACTGGCCCGTTCGTCGGTGTCCGGGGTCAACCTTGACGAGGAAGCTGCTAACCTCATCCGCTATCAACAGGCTTATCAGGCCTCGGCCAGATCGCTCGATATTGCTTCGAAGCTGTTTGACACGCTTCTCGGCATCGCCAACTAA